In the genome of Quercus robur chromosome 3, dhQueRobu3.1, whole genome shotgun sequence, one region contains:
- the LOC126718992 gene encoding uncharacterized protein LOC126718992 isoform X1 — MVALTASFAAATITMAMAKKRSSGAVCYAELSFPSFLPKQVENIKDTFARKLATRIDRLPVPVSFSDNSIMSSCVRPLIQSKTSPVVLLHGFDSSCLEWRYTYPLLEEAGLETWAVDILGWGFSDLERLPPCNVASKREHFYQLWKSHIKRPMILVGPSLGAAVAIDFVANHPEAVEKLVLIDASVYAEGTGNLATLPRIAAYAGVYLLKSILLRLYVNVLAFTGISFGTSLDWANVGRLHCLYPWWEDATVDFMISGGYNVSAQIQQVKQKTLIIWGVDDQIISNKLAVRLHCELPNATIRQIPDCGHLPHVERPNSVAKLIVDFVQEDCYKEIECVSQY; from the exons ATGGTGGCCCTCACAGCGAGCTTCGCAGCAGCAACAATTACAATGGCGATGGCGAAGAAACGCAGTAGTGGGGCAGTGTGTTACGCTGAGTTGTCGTTCCCTTCGTTTCTCCCAAAACAAGTGGAGAATATCAAAGACACTTTCGCTCGTAAGCTCGCCACGAGGATTGACAGACTTCCTGTACCT GTCAGCTTCTCGGATAATAGTATCATGAGTAGTTGTGTGAGGCCATTAATACAGAGCAAGACAAGTCCAGTGGTTCTTCTCCATGGTTTTGACAG CTCCTGTTTAGAATGGAGGTACACGTATCCGTTGCTTGAGGAGGCTGGTTTAGAGACTTGGGCTGTGGACATACTTGGTTGGGGTTTCTCTGATTTAG AAAGGCTTCCACCATGTAATGTGGCATCTAAGCGTGAACACTTTTATCAG CTTTGGAAATCACACATCAAAAGGCCAATGATATTGGTTGGACCAAGCCTTGGTGCTGCTGTTGCAATTGACTTTGTAGCTAACCATCCAGAAGCC GTTGAAAAGCTGGTTTTAATTGATGCAAGTGTGTATGCAGAAGGCACAGGAAATCTAGCAACTTTACCCAGAATTGCAGCATATGCTGGG GTCTATTTATTGAAGAGCATCCTGCTGCGCTTATATGTAAATGTTTTGGCCTTTACTGGCATCTCATTTGGTACCAGCTTAGATTGGGCTAAT GTGGGCCGCTTGCATTGTCTTTATCCTTGGTGGGAAGATGCAACTGTGGATTTTATGATTAGTGGGGGTTATAATGTTAGTGCACAGATACAACAG GTAAAGCAGAAGACACTTATCATATGGGGTGTGGATGACCAGATCATTAGTAACAAGCTTGCAGTG AGACTGCACTGTGAACTGCCAAATGCAACTATACGTCAAATACCAGATTGTGGTCATCTTCCTCACGTCGAAAGGCCCAACTCAGTTGCCAAATTGATTGTGGATTTTGTTCAAGAAGATTGCTATAAAGAGATTGAATGTGTTTCCCAATATTGA
- the LOC126718992 gene encoding uncharacterized protein LOC126718992 isoform X2 gives MVALTASFAAATITMAMAKKRSSGAVCYAELSFPSFLPKQVENIKDTFARKLATRIDRLPVPVSFSDNSIMSSCVRPLIQSKTSPVVLLHGFDRLPPCNVASKREHFYQLWKSHIKRPMILVGPSLGAAVAIDFVANHPEAVEKLVLIDASVYAEGTGNLATLPRIAAYAGVYLLKSILLRLYVNVLAFTGISFGTSLDWANVGRLHCLYPWWEDATVDFMISGGYNVSAQIQQVKQKTLIIWGVDDQIISNKLAVRLHCELPNATIRQIPDCGHLPHVERPNSVAKLIVDFVQEDCYKEIECVSQY, from the exons ATGGTGGCCCTCACAGCGAGCTTCGCAGCAGCAACAATTACAATGGCGATGGCGAAGAAACGCAGTAGTGGGGCAGTGTGTTACGCTGAGTTGTCGTTCCCTTCGTTTCTCCCAAAACAAGTGGAGAATATCAAAGACACTTTCGCTCGTAAGCTCGCCACGAGGATTGACAGACTTCCTGTACCT GTCAGCTTCTCGGATAATAGTATCATGAGTAGTTGTGTGAGGCCATTAATACAGAGCAAGACAAGTCCAGTGGTTCTTCTCCATGGTTTTGACAG GCTTCCACCATGTAATGTGGCATCTAAGCGTGAACACTTTTATCAG CTTTGGAAATCACACATCAAAAGGCCAATGATATTGGTTGGACCAAGCCTTGGTGCTGCTGTTGCAATTGACTTTGTAGCTAACCATCCAGAAGCC GTTGAAAAGCTGGTTTTAATTGATGCAAGTGTGTATGCAGAAGGCACAGGAAATCTAGCAACTTTACCCAGAATTGCAGCATATGCTGGG GTCTATTTATTGAAGAGCATCCTGCTGCGCTTATATGTAAATGTTTTGGCCTTTACTGGCATCTCATTTGGTACCAGCTTAGATTGGGCTAAT GTGGGCCGCTTGCATTGTCTTTATCCTTGGTGGGAAGATGCAACTGTGGATTTTATGATTAGTGGGGGTTATAATGTTAGTGCACAGATACAACAG GTAAAGCAGAAGACACTTATCATATGGGGTGTGGATGACCAGATCATTAGTAACAAGCTTGCAGTG AGACTGCACTGTGAACTGCCAAATGCAACTATACGTCAAATACCAGATTGTGGTCATCTTCCTCACGTCGAAAGGCCCAACTCAGTTGCCAAATTGATTGTGGATTTTGTTCAAGAAGATTGCTATAAAGAGATTGAATGTGTTTCCCAATATTGA
- the LOC126718994 gene encoding PLASMODESMATA CALLOSE-BINDING PROTEIN 3-like, translating into FYCSIVPVVLHQIYCDYVVNSYFQKKGQTQGSCDFSGTATVGQTAPTVASASCVYPASPSQTVTTTTTTPTTTPSTPTTSTTTPLVFGSGISPTGSGSTGINDSSATLPLITRGTNLFFSLGLTLWLVLLWA; encoded by the exons ttttactgtTCAATTGTTCCGGTTGTTCTGCATCAAATTTACTGTGACTATGTTGTGAACagctatttccaaaaaaaaggtCAGACTCAAGGAAGCTGTGATTTCTCAGGCACTGCCACTGTTGGTCAAACTGCCCCTA CAGTAGCTTCTGCTAGTTGTGTTTATCCAGCAAGCCCCAG TCAAACAGTAACAACCACAACTACAACTCCAACCACAACACCTTCAACTCCAACCACAAGCACCACAACTCCTTTAGTATTCGGCTCAGGAATCAGCCCCACAGGAAGTGGCTCTACTGGCATCAATGACTCAAGTGCTACTCTACCTCTCATCACTAGAGGCACTAACCTGTTCTTTTCTCTGGGCCTGACCCTTTGGTTAGTGTTGCTGTGGGCCTGA